A section of the Veillonella criceti genome encodes:
- a CDS encoding nitronate monooxygenase, producing MKTKLTELLGIEYPIIQGAMAWTSEHKLAAAVANAGATGVIATGGRDAEWVRQEIRAAKALTTKPFGVNLMLMANNIDELVEVIKEEKPAFVTLGAGNPVPFIEPMHAAGIKVVPVVPSVKLAKRVAAAGADALIVEGQEAGGHIGTQTTMALMENVLPEIDIPVIIAGGIADGRALAAALTMGAEGVQMGSRFILAEECQMHENCKEAIIKATDTDSAVTGLTSGHGGVRSLKNEFTQKYLEAEFSCTDKATLTAMSVGTNRKAAVDGDIVNGAVQCGQSLNRLTKVEPAKAIVESVIAEAKDAIKAAQRFL from the coding sequence ATGAAAACAAAACTTACAGAACTCCTCGGTATTGAGTATCCAATTATCCAAGGCGCTATGGCTTGGACATCCGAACATAAATTAGCTGCTGCCGTAGCTAATGCAGGTGCTACTGGTGTCATCGCCACTGGTGGCCGTGATGCGGAATGGGTTCGCCAAGAAATTCGTGCGGCTAAAGCATTGACTACCAAACCATTTGGCGTAAACCTTATGCTTATGGCCAATAATATTGATGAACTTGTAGAAGTTATTAAAGAAGAAAAACCAGCATTTGTAACGCTAGGTGCTGGCAATCCTGTGCCTTTCATCGAACCAATGCATGCAGCTGGTATTAAAGTAGTTCCTGTTGTACCAAGTGTTAAACTTGCTAAACGTGTCGCAGCAGCTGGTGCTGATGCGCTTATTGTAGAAGGTCAAGAAGCGGGCGGTCATATTGGTACACAAACGACTATGGCTTTAATGGAAAATGTACTCCCTGAGATTGATATTCCTGTTATTATTGCTGGTGGCATTGCTGATGGTCGTGCCTTAGCAGCCGCTTTAACGATGGGCGCAGAAGGCGTGCAAATGGGCTCGCGTTTCATCCTCGCAGAAGAATGTCAAATGCATGAAAATTGTAAAGAAGCTATCATTAAAGCGACTGATACAGACTCTGCCGTTACTGGTTTAACCAGCGGCCATGGCGGTGTTCGTTCCTTGAAAAACGAATTTACTCAAAAATATTTAGAAGCTGAATTTAGTTGCACCGATAAAGCAACCTTAACGGCTATGTCAGTAGGAACTAACCGCAAAGCTGCTGTAGATGGTGATATCGTAAATGGCGCTGTTCAATGCGGTCAAAGTTTAAACCGTTTAACTAAAGTAGAACCAGCTAAAGCTATTGTGGAATCTGTAATCGCTGAAGCTAAAGACGCCATTAAAGCAGCACAACGTTTCCTATAA
- a CDS encoding rubredoxin — protein MEKYVCVVCGWIYDEAVEGVKFADQPDDYVCPICGVGKDQFEKM, from the coding sequence ATGGAAAAATACGTATGTGTAGTATGTGGTTGGATTTATGACGAAGCTGTAGAAGGTGTTAAATTCGCTGATCAACCAGACGATTATGTTTGCCCAATTTGTGGCGTAGGTAAAGATCAATTCGAAAAAATGTAA
- a CDS encoding YceD family protein, protein MKLQVEQAKEHIGKSFPFQFTEPATELGDVTAFPWSRHDITISGDFRYDGQNFIVEGTVTTNGDYECTRCLSEVAYSQTTPFNETFGVLKEWDDVEDAEVVPFDGETIDLTDLIRDTLIINEPSQVLCQDDCKGLCVHCGANKNVSPCSCESFVVDPRLAVLRTLLDEKDDD, encoded by the coding sequence ATGAAACTGCAAGTAGAGCAAGCAAAAGAACACATAGGAAAGTCGTTTCCTTTTCAATTTACTGAACCAGCTACTGAGTTAGGGGATGTAACTGCTTTTCCTTGGAGCCGTCATGATATAACCATTAGTGGTGATTTTCGTTACGATGGACAGAATTTCATCGTAGAAGGAACCGTAACAACCAATGGTGATTATGAGTGCACTCGCTGTTTAAGTGAGGTTGCTTATTCACAAACAACGCCATTTAATGAAACCTTTGGTGTCCTTAAGGAATGGGACGATGTTGAGGATGCCGAGGTTGTTCCTTTTGATGGTGAAACCATTGATTTAACGGATCTCATTCGGGATACATTAATCATCAATGAGCCATCTCAAGTGTTATGTCAGGATGATTGCAAAGGATTGTGCGTTCATTGCGGAGCAAATAAAAATGTTTCACCTTGTTCTTGTGAATCCTTTGTGGTAGATCCTCGATTGGCGGTGCTTCGTACACTGCTCGATGAAAAAGATGATGATTAA
- the rpmF gene encoding 50S ribosomal protein L32 yields MAVPKRRLSKCRRDRRRANWKLTVPGFVACPQCHEPMMPHRVCPTCGHYKGTQVVDKIAE; encoded by the coding sequence ATGGCAGTACCAAAGCGTAGATTATCCAAATGTCGTCGCGACCGTCGTCGTGCGAACTGGAAATTAACTGTTCCAGGTTTTGTAGCTTGTCCGCAATGCCACGAACCTATGATGCCTCATCGGGTTTGCCCTACATGCGGTCATTATAAAGGAACTCAGGTTGTAGATAAGATCGCTGAATAA
- a CDS encoding acyl-CoA dehydrogenase family protein, with product MIPLTETQSHWQAKVRQFCLEKVAPTVIERDKQQLFDHSLVKDVLALGLSRIYWPTTYGGFGDDFMSYAVALKELAKFDDGLAITVSVCVGLCCESIASFGTEQQKEKFLNPLIAGETIGAFALTEKEAGTDASGVQTTAVRDGEYYILNGEKVYITNAGEADVYIVFAMTDPEAGAKGISAFIVTKDMVGFTTGPRDSMMGLHTSTCGSLRFENVRVPVANLLGREGEGYKIAMRTLDSSRIGVAAQATGLAEAALAHSIAYTKERVQFGKPLSKFQNTQFQLAQMAIQVEAANLMLYNVAQDKSEGRPYTVSASMAKKFCSDVAMEVTTKAVQLFGGYGYCEDYPVARLMRNAKVTQIYEGTNEAQQMVIGGALLR from the coding sequence ATGATTCCATTAACTGAAACACAGAGTCATTGGCAAGCTAAAGTTCGTCAATTTTGTCTTGAAAAAGTGGCGCCTACTGTTATTGAAAGAGATAAGCAACAGCTTTTTGATCACTCTTTAGTTAAGGATGTATTAGCCTTGGGATTATCCCGTATTTATTGGCCTACTACTTATGGTGGTTTTGGGGATGACTTTATGAGTTATGCAGTAGCTCTTAAAGAACTAGCAAAATTTGATGATGGACTCGCTATTACTGTATCTGTTTGTGTAGGTTTATGTTGTGAATCCATTGCTAGTTTTGGCACAGAGCAACAAAAAGAGAAGTTTTTGAATCCTTTAATAGCAGGTGAAACAATTGGTGCGTTTGCTTTGACTGAAAAAGAAGCAGGAACTGATGCAAGTGGTGTACAAACAACGGCTGTTCGTGATGGAGAGTATTACATATTAAATGGTGAAAAAGTATATATTACGAATGCAGGCGAAGCGGATGTATATATTGTGTTTGCTATGACAGATCCAGAGGCTGGCGCCAAGGGCATTTCTGCTTTTATCGTTACTAAGGATATGGTTGGTTTCACCACTGGCCCTAGAGATTCTATGATGGGACTTCATACCTCTACTTGCGGTAGCCTTCGTTTTGAAAATGTAAGAGTGCCAGTCGCTAATTTATTAGGCCGTGAAGGTGAAGGCTATAAAATTGCTATGAGGACATTGGATAGTAGCCGTATTGGGGTAGCGGCTCAGGCAACGGGCCTGGCAGAAGCGGCTTTGGCTCATTCCATAGCGTATACGAAGGAACGGGTTCAGTTTGGTAAGCCTTTGAGTAAATTTCAAAATACACAATTTCAATTAGCTCAGATGGCTATTCAAGTGGAAGCCGCTAATTTAATGTTATATAATGTGGCACAAGATAAATCGGAAGGTCGTCCGTATACAGTGTCAGCCTCTATGGCGAAAAAGTTTTGTTCTGATGTGGCTATGGAAGTAACTACTAAAGCGGTTCAATTATTTGGTGGCTATGGCTATTGTGAAGACTATCCAGTGGCTCGTTTAATGCGTAATGCTAAAGTGACGCAAATTTATGAAGGTACGAATGAAGCACAACAAATGGTGATTGGTGGTGCGTTGTTGCGATAA
- a CDS encoding DNA glycosylase produces the protein MCMGTFPPAADKRAMQFHYPNFQNDMWRIYGLIFFNDTDYFRKGEEKAFDADKIKAFLTEKGIASCPTVWQAIREKGNASDAFLTVVDPVHIHEVLATIPNCQYIGTTGGKATEVLLNLADNTVKLPKTGESIELKFSSRHIKLTRLPSTSRAYPLSLTKKAEAYKQFFQSVGLL, from the coding sequence ATGTGTATGGGCACCTTCCCGCCAGCAGCCGACAAACGAGCCATGCAATTCCACTACCCTAATTTCCAAAATGATATGTGGCGTATTTACGGTTTAATATTTTTTAATGATACAGATTATTTTAGAAAAGGCGAAGAAAAAGCTTTTGACGCCGATAAGATAAAAGCTTTTTTGACGGAAAAAGGCATTGCCTCTTGTCCTACTGTTTGGCAAGCTATCCGTGAAAAGGGCAATGCATCAGATGCGTTCTTAACAGTCGTAGACCCTGTGCACATTCACGAAGTATTAGCAACTATACCAAACTGTCAATATATCGGTACAACTGGCGGCAAAGCCACTGAAGTGTTACTTAACTTAGCTGACAACACCGTTAAACTACCTAAAACCGGTGAATCAATCGAGCTAAAATTTAGTAGCCGTCATATAAAATTAACACGCTTACCCTCTACATCTAGAGCTTATCCATTGAGTTTAACTAAAAAAGCAGAAGCCTATAAACAATTCTTCCAATCCGTTGGCCTATTATAA
- a CDS encoding DUF438 domain-containing protein codes for MTTMKSALGLDNEQRLAKMIEIKDNYLSGNLSLEEGQALLKQYIGTCTPDEFAYGEQQLKGAYTDEEITHRMDDLLALFDGILIRANNTYPTNHPLWVYVEEIKVGLAMIDEADKLLKAPHFIKNPWLGIYDKLSEWSRHLSRKQNQLYPALEKYGFDRPTKIMWTFDDKVRDLISESRRHLQADKTDDFLELQPKMIDAFRDLADKEQEVLFPTAWKLVTEDEFSYMSRGDHEIGFALITPPPYYGDMNVSPNAIPEKTTTTANFMKELADLLGKYNMSPTPAADTELDVATGKLSLERINLLFKHMPVDLSYVDENELVKFYSDTTHRIFPRSANVIGREVRNCHPAKSVHLVEEIIEKFRSGEQDKAEFWINKPEAFIYILYTAVRDEAGHFKGVLEMMQDCTRIRSLEGSRTLLTWDSETHGNHETTTSNTNHFDESNTTEDMTYSVTVQGITITADTKLFELFEAVDGLRQHMPTINTNFKMLNTSFGKIMARKATIRTACERTGMKLKELIDAIIEYIKKRE; via the coding sequence ATGACAACAATGAAATCAGCCCTCGGCTTAGATAACGAACAGCGCTTAGCCAAAATGATTGAAATTAAAGACAATTATTTAAGTGGTAACCTTTCCCTCGAAGAAGGGCAAGCACTTCTAAAACAATACATCGGTACTTGTACCCCTGATGAGTTTGCCTATGGAGAACAACAACTCAAAGGCGCCTACACCGATGAAGAAATCACGCATCGCATGGATGATTTACTTGCTTTATTTGATGGTATTTTGATACGAGCTAACAATACCTATCCAACTAATCACCCCCTTTGGGTCTATGTAGAAGAAATTAAAGTCGGTCTTGCCATGATAGATGAAGCAGATAAGCTACTAAAAGCCCCTCATTTTATCAAAAACCCTTGGCTTGGTATTTATGATAAACTCAGTGAATGGTCACGCCATTTATCACGCAAACAAAACCAATTATATCCAGCCCTTGAAAAATATGGTTTCGATAGACCTACTAAAATCATGTGGACCTTCGACGATAAAGTACGCGATCTAATCAGCGAAAGTCGCCGTCACTTACAAGCAGACAAAACAGACGATTTTTTAGAATTACAACCTAAAATGATTGATGCCTTCCGTGACTTAGCTGATAAAGAGCAAGAAGTCTTATTCCCTACAGCTTGGAAGCTTGTAACAGAAGACGAATTCAGTTACATGAGCCGTGGCGATCACGAAATCGGCTTCGCCTTAATCACACCACCCCCTTACTACGGTGATATGAATGTATCTCCAAATGCCATTCCTGAAAAAACGACAACTACAGCTAACTTTATGAAAGAATTGGCCGACTTATTAGGCAAATATAATATGAGCCCGACCCCAGCGGCCGACACAGAACTCGACGTGGCCACCGGCAAACTATCCTTAGAACGAATTAATTTACTATTCAAACATATGCCAGTTGACTTATCCTATGTAGATGAAAACGAATTAGTCAAATTCTATAGCGACACTACACATCGTATTTTCCCACGTAGCGCCAATGTAATTGGCCGTGAAGTGCGCAATTGTCATCCTGCTAAAAGCGTTCACTTAGTCGAAGAAATCATTGAAAAATTCCGTTCTGGCGAACAAGATAAAGCTGAATTCTGGATTAACAAACCAGAAGCATTTATCTATATTCTTTATACCGCCGTTCGCGATGAAGCTGGTCATTTTAAAGGCGTTCTTGAAATGATGCAAGACTGCACACGCATCCGCAGTTTAGAAGGATCGCGTACCCTATTAACCTGGGATTCTGAAACACATGGCAACCATGAAACTACAACCTCTAACACCAACCACTTTGATGAAAGTAATACCACCGAAGATATGACTTACAGCGTAACTGTTCAAGGTATTACTATCACAGCCGACACAAAACTTTTTGAGCTGTTCGAAGCTGTAGACGGCTTACGTCAGCACATGCCAACCATTAATACTAATTTTAAAATGTTAAATACCTCCTTTGGTAAAATTATGGCTCGTAAAGCCACCATCAGGACAGCTTGTGAACGAACAGGAATGAAGTTAAAAGAGTTAATTGATGCTATAATTGAATATATAAAAAAGCGTGAGTAA
- the fapR gene encoding transcription factor FapR, protein MSRIKKQERQQLLQEKLNNTPFVTDEELAIFFNVSVPTIRLDRLELGIPELRERIRARVEGLAPSANDHGHIEVVGELIDLTAGEQGLSILRTTDDMTDCNGYVEPQYLYAQADSLAKAVLGVPAALAGVGNIKYKSPVKADCNLVAKASVVRQRGEKYFIWVTIKDKVKEVFRAKFIMEPIQNRV, encoded by the coding sequence ATGAGTCGGATAAAGAAACAAGAGCGACAGCAGTTATTGCAAGAAAAACTGAATAATACGCCCTTCGTTACCGATGAAGAGTTGGCCATCTTTTTTAATGTCAGCGTGCCAACAATTCGCCTTGATCGGTTAGAATTAGGGATTCCTGAGTTGCGGGAACGCATTAGAGCGCGTGTTGAAGGACTAGCACCAAGTGCTAATGATCATGGTCATATAGAAGTGGTAGGGGAATTAATTGATCTTACCGCTGGTGAACAAGGTCTTAGTATATTGCGGACGACGGATGACATGACGGACTGTAATGGGTATGTAGAGCCTCAGTATTTATATGCACAGGCTGATTCATTAGCTAAAGCTGTTTTGGGCGTTCCGGCTGCCTTAGCGGGCGTTGGCAATATTAAATATAAAAGTCCGGTTAAAGCGGATTGTAATTTAGTGGCCAAAGCCTCAGTGGTACGTCAACGAGGTGAAAAATATTTTATCTGGGTCACAATTAAGGATAAGGTAAAGGAAGTCTTTCGGGCGAAGTTCATAATGGAGCCCATTCAGAATAGGGTGTAA
- the plsX gene encoding phosphate acyltransferase PlsX, translating into MKIAVDAMGGDFAPYEIVRGAIDAAKAFPKITIVLVGDEVRIRQVLEEFGQENNPQLIIHHASEVIEMSEHPGTAVRKKKDASVIVATRLVKQKVCDAVIAPGSTGAAVAAALFGLGRIKGIDRPMIATPIPTPQGVTVMLDSGANANCKPKHLVQGAIMGSEYARLMFGKENPTVGLLNIGEESTKGNDLCLTTYPLLEQLQTIPFKGNVEGRDIPKGTVDVVVCDGFTGNVVLKFAEGMVGVMTQLVKEGIKNGGIFAKIGAALIYPVFKKIRKRLDHTENGGAPLLGVNGVFLISHGSSKAKEILTAIKIAGDLVDRKIIQNIQHSIEEEGAIKYDDVD; encoded by the coding sequence ATGAAAATTGCAGTAGATGCTATGGGCGGTGATTTTGCACCGTATGAAATTGTTCGCGGTGCCATTGATGCAGCAAAAGCATTTCCTAAGATAACAATAGTTTTAGTTGGCGATGAAGTGCGAATTCGCCAAGTATTAGAAGAATTTGGACAAGAGAATAACCCTCAGTTGATTATTCATCACGCTAGTGAAGTCATTGAAATGAGTGAGCATCCTGGCACAGCTGTGCGTAAGAAGAAAGATGCCTCTGTTATTGTAGCTACGCGTTTGGTGAAACAGAAAGTGTGTGACGCCGTTATTGCACCTGGCAGTACCGGTGCTGCTGTAGCAGCGGCCTTGTTTGGCCTTGGACGCATCAAAGGTATTGATCGACCAATGATTGCTACGCCAATTCCTACACCACAAGGGGTGACGGTCATGTTAGACTCTGGTGCTAATGCAAATTGTAAACCTAAGCATTTGGTACAAGGGGCTATTATGGGGTCGGAATATGCACGCCTTATGTTTGGTAAGGAGAATCCGACGGTAGGTTTACTAAATATTGGTGAGGAATCAACTAAGGGTAATGATTTATGTCTAACTACCTATCCTTTGTTAGAACAGCTTCAAACAATTCCTTTTAAAGGGAATGTAGAAGGCCGTGATATTCCTAAGGGGACGGTAGATGTAGTGGTGTGTGATGGCTTCACTGGCAATGTAGTGTTAAAGTTTGCTGAAGGCATGGTAGGCGTTATGACACAGCTTGTCAAAGAAGGTATCAAAAATGGTGGCATTTTTGCAAAAATTGGAGCTGCGTTAATTTATCCTGTATTTAAAAAGATACGAAAACGTCTTGATCATACAGAGAATGGCGGCGCTCCACTATTGGGTGTTAATGGTGTATTTTTAATTTCCCACGGCAGTTCTAAAGCTAAAGAAATTTTAACGGCGATTAAAATTGCTGGCGATTTAGTGGATCGTAAAATTATTCAAAACATTCAACATAGTATAGAAGAAGAAGGAGCTATCAAATATGACGATGTGGACTAA
- a CDS encoding beta-ketoacyl-ACP synthase III — protein sequence MTMWTKPVGIIGTGSFVPDNIVTNADLEKIVDTNDQWIRERTGIEERRIAPEGMNASDMATEAARRAMASAGLTAEDIDCIIVATLTGDMSIPSTACLVQANLGATNAAAFDLGAACSGFVYGLITAGSYVSNQLFKHVLVIGVEVMSRVINWQDRGTCVLFGDGAGAAVVSTVPEGYGMLGMDMGASGAGGMSLCIPSSGTAMIQNDKRIEEGLTYIHMDGAEVYKFAVKTMGRTALKALERAGLKLEDLDRFIPHQANKRIIDSAAHRLKMPEEKVFINLPKYGNTSAASIGIALDEAVRSGFIQRDHTVAFAGFGAGLTWAGLVMKWY from the coding sequence ATGACGATGTGGACTAAGCCAGTCGGTATTATTGGTACAGGCAGTTTTGTGCCAGATAATATTGTGACTAACGCTGATCTAGAAAAAATCGTAGACACGAATGATCAATGGATTCGTGAGCGCACCGGCATTGAAGAACGACGTATTGCGCCAGAAGGAATGAATGCGTCTGATATGGCTACGGAAGCAGCCCGTCGAGCTATGGCAAGTGCAGGCTTGACGGCCGAAGATATTGATTGTATTATTGTAGCGACTTTAACTGGCGATATGAGTATTCCTTCCACGGCTTGTTTGGTGCAGGCTAACTTGGGAGCGACGAATGCAGCGGCTTTTGATTTAGGTGCTGCTTGCTCTGGATTTGTATATGGCTTAATTACAGCGGGGAGCTATGTAAGTAACCAGTTGTTTAAACATGTACTTGTTATCGGCGTTGAAGTAATGTCCCGCGTTATTAATTGGCAAGACAGAGGTACCTGCGTCCTATTCGGTGATGGCGCTGGAGCTGCTGTGGTATCAACCGTTCCTGAAGGATATGGTATGCTAGGCATGGATATGGGCGCCAGTGGCGCTGGTGGTATGTCCTTATGTATTCCGTCCAGTGGTACGGCAATGATTCAAAATGATAAACGGATTGAAGAAGGGCTAACCTATATTCATATGGATGGCGCTGAAGTATATAAATTTGCGGTAAAAACTATGGGGCGTACAGCTCTTAAAGCATTAGAACGAGCTGGTCTAAAGTTAGAAGATTTGGATCGCTTCATTCCACACCAAGCAAATAAACGAATTATTGACTCGGCTGCTCATCGCTTAAAAATGCCAGAAGAAAAAGTATTTATTAATTTACCAAAATATGGTAATACATCGGCGGCGTCCATTGGTATTGCTTTGGATGAAGCGGTGCGGTCTGGCTTTATACAACGAGATCATACAGTCGCCTTTGCTGGCTTTGGGGCTGGCTTGACTTGGGCAGGCTTGGTAATGAAATGGTACTAA
- the fabK gene encoding enoyl-[acyl-carrier-protein] reductase FabK gives MIKTDICDLLGIEYPIFQGGMAWLGTAELAAAVSEGGGLGIIGAGHMPPDVFRNEIHKLKERTSKPFGCNIMLMSPFVKEVMQVVLEERVPVITTGAGNPSTYVPALKEIGTKVIPVVASVLLAKRLLRGGIDAVVAEGTESGGHVGEITTMCLIPQIADAVNVPVIAAGGIADGRGAAAAFALGASAVQMGSRFVLSEECIAHPNYKEAVLKAKDRSTVMTGLTTGHPVRILENLLSHQYQELEFSGAPKEKLEELGAGALRKAAIEGDVKNGSVMIGQISGMLQDVKPCAQIIKDIMSETETVIGGLQKIIK, from the coding sequence ATGATTAAGACTGATATTTGTGATTTATTAGGGATTGAGTATCCTATATTCCAAGGTGGTATGGCTTGGCTTGGTACCGCTGAACTTGCTGCGGCTGTATCTGAAGGTGGCGGCCTCGGTATTATTGGGGCTGGTCATATGCCACCAGATGTATTTCGTAATGAAATTCATAAATTAAAAGAACGTACAAGTAAACCATTTGGTTGTAATATTATGTTAATGTCCCCATTTGTAAAAGAAGTTATGCAAGTGGTATTGGAAGAACGAGTACCGGTTATTACAACTGGGGCTGGTAATCCAAGTACATATGTGCCGGCTTTGAAAGAAATTGGTACTAAAGTTATTCCGGTAGTAGCCTCTGTTTTATTAGCGAAACGTTTGCTTCGTGGCGGTATTGATGCTGTGGTAGCTGAAGGTACTGAATCTGGCGGACATGTAGGGGAAATTACTACTATGTGTTTAATCCCTCAGATTGCTGATGCTGTTAATGTACCGGTTATTGCGGCTGGTGGTATTGCTGATGGCCGTGGGGCAGCCGCTGCTTTTGCTTTAGGTGCTAGTGCGGTACAGATGGGTAGTCGCTTTGTATTATCTGAAGAATGTATTGCTCATCCTAACTATAAGGAAGCGGTTCTTAAAGCAAAAGATCGTTCCACAGTAATGACTGGCCTTACAACAGGTCACCCAGTTCGTATTTTAGAAAATTTATTATCCCATCAATACCAAGAATTAGAATTTAGTGGGGCACCAAAAGAAAAATTAGAAGAACTTGGTGCAGGTGCACTTCGTAAAGCAGCTATTGAAGGGGACGTTAAAAATGGCTCTGTTATGATTGGTCAGATTTCTGGTATGTTACAAGATGTAAAACCATGTGCCCAAATCATTAAAGATATTATGAGCGAAACTGAAACCGTAATCGGTGGCTTACAGAAAATCATTAAATAA
- the fabD gene encoding ACP S-malonyltransferase gives MKTAFVFPGQGSQKVGMLQDLYNEYDIVKQRFAEADEALGYSISKLCFEGPDTELVKTANTQPAILTASVACYEVLKEKGFTPDIVGGHSLGEYSALVAAGVLDFKDAVYVVHKRGEFMQDAVPLGEGAMAAILALPREEVVAICEKVNNEVGSVQAVNFNCPGQIVIAGATAAVEKAAEEMKAAGAKRAVMLPVSAPFHSRLMEPAAARLKDELDKITVKNAEIPVVVNVTGKILTDATAIKESLVVQAAHPVLWEDCVATMINEGVGAFVEVGPGKVLTGFTKKINKEMQLANVEDVDSLAKTLEFLQGVR, from the coding sequence GTGAAAACAGCATTTGTATTTCCTGGCCAGGGTTCTCAAAAAGTAGGTATGCTTCAAGACTTATACAATGAATATGATATTGTAAAACAACGCTTTGCTGAAGCTGATGAAGCATTAGGCTATTCTATTTCTAAATTATGTTTTGAAGGTCCTGATACTGAATTAGTTAAGACAGCTAATACACAACCAGCTATTTTGACAGCTAGTGTAGCATGTTATGAAGTACTTAAAGAAAAAGGCTTTACTCCTGATATTGTAGGTGGTCATAGCCTAGGTGAATATAGTGCTTTAGTGGCAGCCGGTGTGCTTGATTTTAAAGATGCCGTATATGTAGTTCATAAACGTGGTGAATTTATGCAAGACGCTGTGCCATTAGGCGAAGGTGCTATGGCGGCTATTTTGGCATTACCTCGTGAAGAAGTAGTGGCTATTTGTGAAAAAGTAAATAATGAAGTAGGTTCTGTACAGGCGGTTAACTTTAACTGCCCAGGACAAATCGTTATTGCTGGGGCTACCGCAGCTGTAGAAAAAGCAGCGGAAGAAATGAAAGCCGCTGGCGCTAAACGAGCTGTTATGTTGCCAGTGAGTGCGCCTTTCCATAGTCGTTTGATGGAACCAGCAGCAGCTCGTTTAAAAGACGAATTAGATAAAATTACTGTTAAGAACGCAGAAATTCCAGTTGTTGTTAATGTAACTGGTAAAATTTTAACGGATGCTACTGCCATTAAAGAATCTTTAGTAGTGCAAGCAGCCCATCCAGTACTTTGGGAAGATTGTGTGGCCACTATGATTAATGAAGGCGTTGGGGCTTTTGTTGAAGTGGGTCCAGGCAAAGTATTGACAGGCTTTACGAAGAAAATTAATAAGGAAATGCAATTAG